The following are encoded in a window of Oncorhynchus mykiss isolate Arlee chromosome 31, USDA_OmykA_1.1, whole genome shotgun sequence genomic DNA:
- the LOC110504959 gene encoding START domain-containing protein 10 isoform X1, which produces MSRILSGIIPDEAVFTDFRRQALSTDNWYSKYDKNGMEVWVEVAPVASSPQGNQNIPKVHKIKCRMTIKDVSAATMYDVLHDGLYRKKWDPTMLESFDIARLSPNADVGYYSWLCPKPLRNRDVVTLRSWQVTDDEYVIVNYSVKHLKYPPKKDLVRAISLLTGYLVKATGPNSCSFTYLSQADPKGSLPKWVVNKASQVLAPRVLKCVHKAGQSYPEWKEQNSPDQKPWLYPEQSTLPMMDPAELTIQRADSLENVDESSQLDIQESNKAEDSS; this is translated from the exons ATGTCTCGAATTCTTTCGGGAATTATACCAGACGAGGCAGTCTTCACAGACTTCAGAAGACAAGCCTTGTCAACGGACAACTGGTACAGTAAATATGACAAGAACGGAATGGAGGTCTGGGTCGAGGTGGCCCCAGTAGCATCATCCCCTCAAGGAAACCAAAACATCCCTAAAGTTCACAAGATAAAG TGCAGAATGACCATAAAAGATGTGTCAGCCGCCACCATGTACGACGTCCTTCATGATGGCCTGTATCGCAAAAAGTGGGACCCCACCATGTTGGAGAGCTTTGACATTGCCCGTCTCTCCCCTAACGCTGATGTGGGCTACTACTCAT GGCTGTGTCCGAAACCACTGAGGAACAGAGATGTGGTGACGCTGCGTTCGTGGCAGGTGACGGACGACGAGTATGTGATCGTTAACTACTCAGTCAAACACCTG AAATATCCTCCCAAAAAGGACCTTGTGAGAGCCATCTCCCTCCTGACTGGCTACCTGGTGAAGGCCACAGGACCCAATAGCTGCTCCTTTACCTACCTCTCACAGGCTGACCCCAAAG GTTCTCTTCCAAAGTGGGTGGTGAACAAAGCATCTCAGGTTCTGGCTCCCAGG gtCCTGAAGTGTGTGCACAAGGCGGGCCAGAGTTACCCAGAGTGGAAAGAGCAGAACTCTCCAGATCAGAAGCCCTGGTTGTACCCAGAGCAAAGCACCCTGCCCATGATGGACCCGGCCGAGCTGACCATCCAGCGGGCAGACTCTCTGGAGAACGTAGATGAGAGCTCTCAGCTGGACATTCAGGAGAGTAACAAAGCAGAGGACAGCAGCTGA
- the LOC110504961 gene encoding ras-related protein Rab-6B isoform X1 encodes MSTTTGGGEFGNPLRKFKLVFLGEQSVGKTSLITRFMYDSFDNTYQATIGIDFLSKTMYLEDRTVRLQLWDTAGQERFRSLIPSYIRDSTIAVVVYDITNLNSFQQTSKWIDDVRTERGSDVIIMLVGNKTDLADKRQITTEEGEQRAKELNVMFIETSAKTGYNVKQLFRRVAAALPGMDSTPEKSKEDMIDIKLEKPPEMAVTESSCSC; translated from the exons ATGTCGACCACGACCGGCGGTGGAGAGTTTGGCAACCCCCTGCGGAAATTCAAGCTCGTATTCTTAGGCGAACAAAGTG TGGGAAAGACATCGCTTATCACCAGGTTTATGTATGACAGCTTTGACAACACCTATCAG GCAACAATTGGCATAGACTTTTTATCGAAAACGATGTATCTGGAAGATCGTACG GTCCGACTCCAGCTCTGGGACACTGCTGGACAGGAGCGTTTCCGTAGTCTCATTCCCAGCTACATCCGCGACTCCACCATCGCTGTGGTGGTTTATGACATCACCA ACCTCAATTCATTCCAGCAAACCTCTAAGTGGATTGATGatgtcagaacagagagaggaagtgatgtcATTATCATGCTTGTGGGAAACAAAACAGACCTGGCTGATAAAAg ACAGATCACCACGGAAGAGGGCGAGCAGAGAGCTAAGGAACTGAATGTCATGTTCATTGAAACCAGCGCAAAGACTGGCTACAATGTCAAACAG CTGTTTCGCCGTGTTGCCGCAGCCCTACCTGGGATGGATAGCACACCAGAGAAGAGCAAAGAGGACA TGATCGATATCAAACTGGAGAAGCCGCCGGAGATGGCTGTGACAGAGAGCAGCTGCTCCTGCTAG
- the LOC110504961 gene encoding ras-related protein Rab-6A isoform X3, translating into MSTTTGGGEFGNPLRKFKLVFLGEQSVGKTSLITRFMYDSFDNTYQATIGIDFLSKTMYLEDRTIRLQLWDTAGQERFRSLIPSYIRDSAAAVVVYDIANLNSFQQTSKWIDDVRTERGSDVIIMLVGNKTDLADKRQITTEEGEQRAKELNVMFIETSAKTGYNVKQLFRRVAAALPGMDSTPEKSKEDMIDIKLEKPPEMAVTESSCSC; encoded by the exons ATGTCGACCACGACCGGCGGTGGAGAGTTTGGCAACCCCCTGCGGAAATTCAAGCTCGTATTCTTAGGCGAACAAAGTG TGGGAAAGACATCGCTTATCACCAGGTTTATGTATGACAGCTTTGACAACACCTATCAG GCAACAATTGGCATAGACTTTTTATCGAAAACGATGTATCTGGAAGATCGTACG ATTCGGCTCCAGCTGTGGGATACAGCCGGGCAGGAGCGGTTCCGCAGTCTCATCCCCAGCTACATCAGAGACTCAGCCGCTGCTGTGGTGGTTTATGACATAGCAA ACCTCAATTCATTCCAGCAAACCTCTAAGTGGATTGATGatgtcagaacagagagaggaagtgatgtcATTATCATGCTTGTGGGAAACAAAACAGACCTGGCTGATAAAAg ACAGATCACCACGGAAGAGGGCGAGCAGAGAGCTAAGGAACTGAATGTCATGTTCATTGAAACCAGCGCAAAGACTGGCTACAATGTCAAACAG CTGTTTCGCCGTGTTGCCGCAGCCCTACCTGGGATGGATAGCACACCAGAGAAGAGCAAAGAGGACA TGATCGATATCAAACTGGAGAAGCCGCCGGAGATGGCTGTGACAGAGAGCAGCTGCTCCTGCTAG
- the LOC110504958 gene encoding arrestin-C isoform X1: MAKIYKKTSGNGSIALYLGKRDFVDHVEAVDIVDGVIKVDPAELEGRKVWVYLACSFRYGSDDLDLIGMNYRKDIWIQRQQIYPVVGTKPANTPMQEALLKKCEDQGHAFTFNIDTNLPCSVGLQPAPEDVGKACGVDYEVKAYIANEADDPDEKINKKDTCRLIIRKIQFAPGTIPAGPQADISKNFMMSDKLVHLEASIEKELYFHGDPIPVKVKINNETAKVVKKIKITIDQTTEVLLYQADKYTKTVLNEEFAEEVKGESTLEKTFTVIPLLSNNKEKRGLAVDGRLKDEDTNLASTTLIRPGMDKGMQGILVAYKIKVNLLVSSGGLLGGLTASDVGVELPLVLMSPKPADVTDVKFE; the protein is encoded by the exons ATGGCAAA GATCTACAAGAAGACCAGCGGCAACGGATCG ATTGCTCTCTACCTGGGGAAGAGAGACTTCGTGGACCATGTGGAGGCTGTTGATATCGTCG ATGGTGTGATCAAGGTTGACCCCGCTGAACTTGAAGGCAGGAAAG TATGGGTGTATCTAGCATGCTCCTTCCGTTATGGTAGTGACGACCTGGACCTGATCGGAATGAACTACAGAAAAGACATCTGGATACAGAGGCAGCAGATCTACCCTGTTGTTGGCACCAAACCAGCCAACACCCCCATGCAGGAGGCCCTCCTGAAGAAATGTGAGGACCAAGGCCATGCCTTCACTTTCAAT ATTGATACCAACCTACCATGCTCAGTCGGCCTTCAGCCTGCACCAGAGGATGTCGGCAAG GCTTGTGGTGTCGACTATGAGGTGAAAGCCTACATCGCCAATGAGGCAGACGACCCTGATGAGAAAATTAACAAGAA GGACACTTGCCGTCTGATCATTCGTAAGATCCAGTTTGCCCCAGGAACAATACCTGCTGGACCCCAGGCTGACATCAGCAAGAACTTCATGATGTCTGACAAGCTAGTCCACCTGGAGGCCTCTATAGAGAAGGAG CTCTATTTCCATGGAGACCCAATCCCTGTAAAAGTCAAAATCAACAACGAAACCGCAAAAGTGgtgaagaaaataaaaataacaa TTGACCAGACAACAGAGGTGCTGCTTTACCAAGCAGACAAATATACCAAGACTGTTCTGAATGAGGAATTTGC GGAGGAAGTAAAAGGAGAATCCACCCTGGAGAAGACGTTCACGGTGATCCCTCTTCTGTCCAACAACAAAGAGAAGCGTGGTCTGGCCGTGGACGGCAGACTAAAGGATGAAGATACCAACCTGGCTTCTACCACACT CATTCGTCCTGGCATGGATAAAGGAATGCAGGGAATCTTAGTTGCTTACAAAATCAAGGTGAACCTCTTGGTCTCCAGCGGAGGCCTCTTGGGAGGCCTAACAGCCAG TGATGTCGGAGTAGAATTACCTTTGGTATTGATGTCTCCCAAACCTGCAGATGT AACGGATGTAAAATTTGAGTAG
- the LOC110504958 gene encoding arrestin-C isoform X2, whose translation MAKIYKKTSGNGSIALYLGKRDFVDHVEAVDIVDGVIKVDPAELEGRKVWVYLACSFRYGSDDLDLIGMNYRKDIWIQRQQIYPVVGTKPANTPMQEALLKKCEDQGHAFTFNIDTNLPCSVGLQPAPEDVGKACGVDYEVKAYIANEADDPDEKINKKDTCRLIIRKIQFAPGTIPAGPQADISKNFMMSDKLVHLEASIEKELYFHGDPIPVKVKINNETAKVVKKIKITIDQTTEVLLYQADKYTKTVLNEEFAEEVKGESTLEKTFTVIPLLSNNKEKRGLAVDGRLKDEDTNLASTTLIRPGMDKGMQGILVAYKIKVNLLVSSGGLLGGLTASDVGVELPLVLMSPKPADVPVE comes from the exons ATGGCAAA GATCTACAAGAAGACCAGCGGCAACGGATCG ATTGCTCTCTACCTGGGGAAGAGAGACTTCGTGGACCATGTGGAGGCTGTTGATATCGTCG ATGGTGTGATCAAGGTTGACCCCGCTGAACTTGAAGGCAGGAAAG TATGGGTGTATCTAGCATGCTCCTTCCGTTATGGTAGTGACGACCTGGACCTGATCGGAATGAACTACAGAAAAGACATCTGGATACAGAGGCAGCAGATCTACCCTGTTGTTGGCACCAAACCAGCCAACACCCCCATGCAGGAGGCCCTCCTGAAGAAATGTGAGGACCAAGGCCATGCCTTCACTTTCAAT ATTGATACCAACCTACCATGCTCAGTCGGCCTTCAGCCTGCACCAGAGGATGTCGGCAAG GCTTGTGGTGTCGACTATGAGGTGAAAGCCTACATCGCCAATGAGGCAGACGACCCTGATGAGAAAATTAACAAGAA GGACACTTGCCGTCTGATCATTCGTAAGATCCAGTTTGCCCCAGGAACAATACCTGCTGGACCCCAGGCTGACATCAGCAAGAACTTCATGATGTCTGACAAGCTAGTCCACCTGGAGGCCTCTATAGAGAAGGAG CTCTATTTCCATGGAGACCCAATCCCTGTAAAAGTCAAAATCAACAACGAAACCGCAAAAGTGgtgaagaaaataaaaataacaa TTGACCAGACAACAGAGGTGCTGCTTTACCAAGCAGACAAATATACCAAGACTGTTCTGAATGAGGAATTTGC GGAGGAAGTAAAAGGAGAATCCACCCTGGAGAAGACGTTCACGGTGATCCCTCTTCTGTCCAACAACAAAGAGAAGCGTGGTCTGGCCGTGGACGGCAGACTAAAGGATGAAGATACCAACCTGGCTTCTACCACACT CATTCGTCCTGGCATGGATAAAGGAATGCAGGGAATCTTAGTTGCTTACAAAATCAAGGTGAACCTCTTGGTCTCCAGCGGAGGCCTCTTGGGAGGCCTAACAGCCAG TGATGTCGGAGTAGAATTACCTTTGGTATTGATGTCTCCCAAACCTGCAGATGT CCCAGTGGAATAA
- the LOC110504959 gene encoding START domain-containing protein 10 isoform X2 yields the protein MSLGDSVTQCRMTIKDVSAATMYDVLHDGLYRKKWDPTMLESFDIARLSPNADVGYYSWLCPKPLRNRDVVTLRSWQVTDDEYVIVNYSVKHLKYPPKKDLVRAISLLTGYLVKATGPNSCSFTYLSQADPKGSLPKWVVNKASQVLAPRVLKCVHKAGQSYPEWKEQNSPDQKPWLYPEQSTLPMMDPAELTIQRADSLENVDESSQLDIQESNKAEDSS from the exons ATGTCCCTTGGAGACAGCGTAACACAG TGCAGAATGACCATAAAAGATGTGTCAGCCGCCACCATGTACGACGTCCTTCATGATGGCCTGTATCGCAAAAAGTGGGACCCCACCATGTTGGAGAGCTTTGACATTGCCCGTCTCTCCCCTAACGCTGATGTGGGCTACTACTCAT GGCTGTGTCCGAAACCACTGAGGAACAGAGATGTGGTGACGCTGCGTTCGTGGCAGGTGACGGACGACGAGTATGTGATCGTTAACTACTCAGTCAAACACCTG AAATATCCTCCCAAAAAGGACCTTGTGAGAGCCATCTCCCTCCTGACTGGCTACCTGGTGAAGGCCACAGGACCCAATAGCTGCTCCTTTACCTACCTCTCACAGGCTGACCCCAAAG GTTCTCTTCCAAAGTGGGTGGTGAACAAAGCATCTCAGGTTCTGGCTCCCAGG gtCCTGAAGTGTGTGCACAAGGCGGGCCAGAGTTACCCAGAGTGGAAAGAGCAGAACTCTCCAGATCAGAAGCCCTGGTTGTACCCAGAGCAAAGCACCCTGCCCATGATGGACCCGGCCGAGCTGACCATCCAGCGGGCAGACTCTCTGGAGAACGTAGATGAGAGCTCTCAGCTGGACATTCAGGAGAGTAACAAAGCAGAGGACAGCAGCTGA
- the LOC110504961 gene encoding ras-related protein Rab-6A isoform X2 produces the protein MSTTTGGGEFGNPLRKFKLVFLGEQSVGKTSLITRFMYDSFDNTYQATIGIDFLSKTMYLEDRTVRLQLWDTAGQERFRSLIPSYIRDSTIAVVVYDITNLNSFQQTSKWIDDVRTERGSDVIIMLVGNKTDLADKRQVSVETAERKARELNVMYIETSAKAGYNVKQLFRRVAAALPGMDSTPEKSKEDMIDIKLEKPPEMAVTESSCSC, from the exons ATGTCGACCACGACCGGCGGTGGAGAGTTTGGCAACCCCCTGCGGAAATTCAAGCTCGTATTCTTAGGCGAACAAAGTG TGGGAAAGACATCGCTTATCACCAGGTTTATGTATGACAGCTTTGACAACACCTATCAG GCAACAATTGGCATAGACTTTTTATCGAAAACGATGTATCTGGAAGATCGTACG GTCCGACTCCAGCTCTGGGACACTGCTGGACAGGAGCGTTTCCGTAGTCTCATTCCCAGCTACATCCGCGACTCCACCATCGCTGTGGTGGTTTATGACATCACCA ACCTCAATTCATTCCAGCAAACCTCTAAGTGGATTGATGatgtcagaacagagagaggaagtgatgtcATTATCATGCTTGTGGGAAACAAAACAGACCTGGCTGATAAAAg ACAAGTGTCTGTAGAGACTGCAGAAAGGAAAGCTCGTGAACTCAATGTGATGTACATAGAGACCAGTGCCAAGGCTGGCTATAACGTCAAACAG CTGTTTCGCCGTGTTGCCGCAGCCCTACCTGGGATGGATAGCACACCAGAGAAGAGCAAAGAGGACA TGATCGATATCAAACTGGAGAAGCCGCCGGAGATGGCTGTGACAGAGAGCAGCTGCTCCTGCTAG
- the LOC110504962 gene encoding PDZ domain-containing protein 11, producing the protein MDQKIPYDDYQLPVVFLPSYESPPAWIAPQERIHHPDYNNELTQFLPRTIVLKKPPGAQLGFNIRGGKASQLGIFISKVVPDSDAHRAELQEGDQVLSVNEVDFQDIEHSRAVEILKTAREILMRVRFFPYNYQRQKERTVH; encoded by the exons ATGGACCAAAAGATCCCGTATGATGACTACCAACTCCCAGTTGTCTTTTTGCCTTCCTACGAGAGTCCCCCAGCATGGATAGCCCCGCAGGAG cgTATCCACCATCCTGACTACAACAATGAGCTGACCCAGTTCCTGCCACGCACCATTGTGTTGAAGAAACCTCCGGGGGCACAGTTAGGCTTCAACATCCGTGGGGGCAAGGCCTCTCAGCTGGGCATCTTCATCTCcaag GTGGTCCCAGATTCGGACGCCCACAGAGCAGAGCTCCAGGAGGGAGATCAGGTGCTGTCTGTCAATGAAGTGGACTTCCAGGACATAGAGCACTCGAGG GCTGTTGAGATTCTGAAGACTGCCAGAGAGATTCTGATGAGGGTGCGCTTCTTTCCCTACA ACTACCAGAGACAGAAGGAAAGGACTGTGCACTAG
- the LOC110504961 gene encoding ras-related protein Rab-6A isoform X4, which translates to MSTTTGGGEFGNPLRKFKLVFLGEQSVGKTSLITRFMYDSFDNTYQATIGIDFLSKTMYLEDRTIRLQLWDTAGQERFRSLIPSYIRDSAAAVVVYDIANLNSFQQTSKWIDDVRTERGSDVIIMLVGNKTDLADKRQVSVETAERKARELNVMYIETSAKAGYNVKQLFRRVAAALPGMDSTPEKSKEDMIDIKLEKPPEMAVTESSCSC; encoded by the exons ATGTCGACCACGACCGGCGGTGGAGAGTTTGGCAACCCCCTGCGGAAATTCAAGCTCGTATTCTTAGGCGAACAAAGTG TGGGAAAGACATCGCTTATCACCAGGTTTATGTATGACAGCTTTGACAACACCTATCAG GCAACAATTGGCATAGACTTTTTATCGAAAACGATGTATCTGGAAGATCGTACG ATTCGGCTCCAGCTGTGGGATACAGCCGGGCAGGAGCGGTTCCGCAGTCTCATCCCCAGCTACATCAGAGACTCAGCCGCTGCTGTGGTGGTTTATGACATAGCAA ACCTCAATTCATTCCAGCAAACCTCTAAGTGGATTGATGatgtcagaacagagagaggaagtgatgtcATTATCATGCTTGTGGGAAACAAAACAGACCTGGCTGATAAAAg ACAAGTGTCTGTAGAGACTGCAGAAAGGAAAGCTCGTGAACTCAATGTGATGTACATAGAGACCAGTGCCAAGGCTGGCTATAACGTCAAACAG CTGTTTCGCCGTGTTGCCGCAGCCCTACCTGGGATGGATAGCACACCAGAGAAGAGCAAAGAGGACA TGATCGATATCAAACTGGAGAAGCCGCCGGAGATGGCTGTGACAGAGAGCAGCTGCTCCTGCTAG